Proteins from a genomic interval of Pseudomonas versuta:
- the recC gene encoding exodeoxyribonuclease V subunit gamma, which translates to MPVATSLNAGFMVVHGNRLDELRSLVVSWMRRYPLAPLENEIALVQSNGIAQWLKLALAEDAQDDDLGGCGIAAAVDVQLPGSFMWQLYRIVLGSEQIPATSLLDKAPLTWRLMRLLPALIDQPHFEPLQRFLTHDTDLRKRYQLSERLADLFDQYQVYRADWLEDWAAGRLQLRNARGESPALSPANCWQAELWRALLLDVGEEGMSQSRAGVHQRFMDKINSIEQAPSGLPARVIVFGISSLPAQALEALAGLARFSQVLLCVHNPCRHHWSDIVADKDLLRHQYKRQARKAGMPAALDLDILHQHAHPLLAAWGKQGRDYINLLDSYDDPNSYRAAFRDGRIDLFSEVQPLNQLNQLQDDILELRPLNETRELWPAVDLEQDESIRFHIAHSAQREVEILHDQLLARFAKYPQLQSRDVIVMVPDIDSYAPHIRAVFGQIERDDRRFIPYTLADQGQRGRDPLLIAIEHLLKLPDSRFPVSEILDLLDVPALRARFKVQERDLPTLHRWIEGAGIRWGLNAEQRAGLGLPSHLEQNSWRFGLRRMLLGYAVGSAEACDGIEPYDEIGGLDAVLIGPLVALLDALEIAHQELSQPALPQQWGERLQALVQLFFLAETEHDDYLLAQLEELRETWLETCELVGLQDALPLTVVREAWLAGLDQGKLSQRFLAGAVNFCTLMPMRAIPFKLVCLLGMNDGDYPRAQPPLDFDLMGSDYRPGDRSRREDDRYLLLEALLSARDQLYISWVGRSIRDNSERPACVLIGQLRDHLASGWQLAEGGDLLEAMTQEHPLQPFSTRYFHEGNSSLFSYAREWQRLHEPQPTPVAPGILAAHEQEEPLNLTQLQDFLRNPVRHFFSQRLKVFFEAAEVPLADEEPFVLDALQRYTLSDSLLEAALAQPDQLEQALHTRALRLQGSGLLPMAGFGECLQQELIEPLPDVLQRYQQLLLLWPTPLNSALPVSFEANGLTLEGWLGNLHQRSDKGLLSVTTIPNSIGAIKTRKWHRLTRPWVNHLIACASGLDMSTALVASDDTLLLAPLEAKQASEILGNLLMAWKVGMRRPLPVAVKTAFAWLAQSDPAKADAAAQKAYEGDGQTSDGERRESAALARQFPDYAALMASEEFAEWCDALYRPLFDAPWRSLNSEASR; encoded by the coding sequence ATGCCGGTTGCTACGTCCCTCAATGCGGGTTTTATGGTGGTTCACGGTAACCGCCTTGATGAGTTACGCAGCTTGGTCGTGAGCTGGATGCGCCGCTATCCCCTGGCGCCTTTGGAGAACGAAATTGCCTTGGTGCAGAGTAACGGCATCGCCCAATGGCTGAAGCTGGCTCTGGCGGAAGATGCCCAGGACGACGACCTAGGTGGTTGTGGCATTGCTGCCGCAGTTGATGTGCAGTTGCCCGGCAGTTTTATGTGGCAGCTCTATCGGATCGTTTTAGGCAGCGAGCAAATCCCCGCCACCTCCCTGCTCGACAAAGCTCCGCTTACCTGGCGCCTGATGCGCTTGCTCCCGGCGCTTATCGACCAGCCGCACTTCGAACCCTTGCAGCGCTTCCTTACCCATGACACTGATTTGCGCAAACGCTATCAGCTGTCAGAGCGTCTGGCCGACCTGTTTGACCAATATCAGGTTTACCGCGCCGACTGGCTGGAAGATTGGGCCGCAGGCCGCCTCCAGTTACGCAATGCCCGGGGTGAAAGCCCGGCACTGAGCCCGGCTAACTGCTGGCAGGCCGAATTGTGGCGTGCGTTATTGCTCGATGTGGGTGAGGAGGGCATGTCGCAGAGTCGGGCAGGTGTTCACCAGCGCTTCATGGACAAGATCAACAGCATTGAGCAAGCTCCGTCCGGTTTACCGGCCAGGGTGATTGTCTTCGGCATTTCGTCATTGCCCGCCCAGGCGCTTGAAGCCCTCGCTGGCCTTGCCCGTTTCAGCCAGGTGCTGTTGTGCGTACATAATCCTTGTCGCCATCACTGGTCTGACATCGTTGCGGATAAAGACCTGCTGCGTCACCAATACAAGCGTCAGGCGCGCAAGGCAGGAATGCCGGCAGCCCTGGACCTGGATATCCTGCATCAACATGCCCATCCGCTTCTCGCCGCCTGGGGCAAACAAGGGCGTGATTACATCAACCTGCTCGACAGCTACGATGACCCCAACAGTTATCGTGCGGCTTTTCGTGACGGCCGTATCGACCTGTTCAGTGAAGTACAACCGCTCAACCAGTTGAACCAGTTGCAGGATGACATTCTTGAACTGCGCCCGCTCAACGAAACCCGTGAGCTATGGCCCGCTGTAGATCTGGAGCAGGACGAGTCAATCCGCTTTCACATCGCCCACAGTGCACAGCGCGAAGTCGAAATTCTTCACGACCAGCTACTCGCGCGATTCGCCAAGTATCCCCAGTTGCAGTCACGCGATGTGATTGTGATGGTGCCGGATATCGATAGTTACGCTCCCCATATACGGGCGGTATTTGGCCAGATTGAACGAGACGACCGTCGTTTCATCCCCTACACCCTGGCCGACCAGGGTCAGCGTGGGCGTGATCCGCTGCTGATCGCCATCGAGCATCTGCTCAAACTGCCGGACAGCCGTTTTCCGGTCAGTGAAATTCTCGACTTGCTGGATGTTCCAGCCCTGCGCGCCCGCTTCAAGGTACAGGAGCGCGACTTGCCGACCTTGCATCGCTGGATTGAAGGCGCAGGGATTCGTTGGGGATTGAATGCTGAGCAGCGTGCCGGCCTCGGCTTGCCGTCACACCTGGAACAAAACAGTTGGCGTTTTGGCCTGCGCCGCATGCTGCTCGGTTATGCCGTCGGTAGCGCCGAAGCCTGCGACGGCATTGAGCCGTATGATGAAATTGGCGGTCTGGATGCGGTACTGATCGGCCCGCTCGTGGCTTTGCTGGATGCACTGGAAATTGCCCACCAGGAACTCTCGCAGCCGGCGTTGCCGCAGCAATGGGGTGAGCGGCTGCAGGCATTGGTGCAACTGTTTTTCCTGGCCGAAACCGAACACGACGATTACCTGCTGGCCCAGCTCGAAGAGCTTCGCGAGACCTGGCTCGAAACCTGTGAGCTGGTTGGCCTGCAAGATGCGTTACCGTTGACGGTAGTACGTGAAGCCTGGCTGGCCGGACTTGACCAGGGCAAGCTGTCGCAGCGTTTCCTGGCCGGCGCAGTGAACTTTTGCACTCTGATGCCGATGCGGGCTATCCCGTTCAAGCTGGTATGCCTGCTGGGCATGAACGATGGCGATTACCCGCGTGCGCAACCACCGCTGGATTTCGACTTGATGGGCAGCGACTATCGCCCGGGCGACCGCTCCCGCCGGGAGGATGACCGCTACCTGCTGCTCGAAGCGCTGCTTTCTGCACGCGACCAGCTCTATATCAGTTGGGTCGGACGCAGTATCCGCGACAACAGCGAGCGTCCTGCCTGCGTATTGATCGGTCAGCTGCGTGATCACCTGGCCAGCGGCTGGCAACTGGCAGAGGGTGGCGACTTGCTTGAAGCCATGACCCAAGAGCATCCGCTTCAACCCTTCAGTACCCGCTACTTCCACGAAGGTAATTCCAGCCTGTTCAGCTATGCCCGGGAATGGCAACGTCTGCACGAGCCCCAGCCGACGCCTGTCGCGCCGGGCATCCTGGCGGCGCACGAACAAGAAGAGCCCTTGAACCTGACCCAGTTGCAGGACTTCCTGCGTAACCCTGTACGTCACTTCTTTAGTCAGCGTTTGAAAGTGTTCTTTGAGGCGGCTGAAGTGCCTTTGGCGGATGAAGAACCCTTCGTGCTCGATGCGCTACAGCGTTACACCCTTAGCGACAGCTTGCTCGAAGCCGCACTGGCGCAGCCTGATCAGCTTGAGCAGGCTTTGCATACCCGGGCCCTGCGTTTACAGGGCAGTGGCCTGTTACCCATGGCCGGTTTTGGCGAATGCCTGCAACAAGAACTGATAGAGCCACTTCCCGATGTCCTACAGCGCTATCAGCAATTATTGCTCCTTTGGCCGACGCCGCTTAACAGTGCACTGCCCGTCAGCTTTGAGGCTAACGGCCTGACCCTTGAAGGCTGGCTCGGCAACCTGCACCAGCGCAGTGACAAAGGCTTACTGTCCGTTACCACTATTCCTAACAGCATTGGCGCGATTAAAACCCGTAAATGGCATCGGTTGACCCGGCCCTGGGTCAACCACTTGATTGCCTGCGCCAGTGGCCTGGACATGTCCACAGCCTTGGTCGCCAGCGATGACACCTTGCTGCTCGCGCCTCTGGAGGCAAAACAGGCGAGTGAAATTCTTGGCAATTTGCTGATGGCCTGGAAAGTCGGAATGCGCCGGCCATTGCCCGTTGCAGTCAAAACAGCCTTCGCCTGGCTTGCCCAGTCTGATCCGGCGAAAGCCGATGCGGCGGCACAAAAAGCCTACGAAGGCGACGGCCAGACCAGCGATGGCGAGCGTCGTGAAAGCGCCGCGCTTGCCCGCCAGTTCCCGGATTACGCCGCCTTGATGGCCAGTGAAGAATTTGCAGAGTGGTGCGATGCCCTCTATCGACCACTTTTTGATGCGCCCTGGCGTTCATTAAACAGCGAGGCGTCCCGCTAA
- a CDS encoding CoA-acylating methylmalonate-semialdehyde dehydrogenase, whose protein sequence is MSTIQHLINGEMVSDSGRTADVYNPSTGKVIHQVPLASRETIQKAIDAAKAAFPVWRNTPPAKRAQVMFRFKQLLEQNEARISQLISEEHGKTLEDAAGELKRGIENVEYACSAPEILKGEYSRNVGPNIDAWSDFQPLGVVAGITPFNFPAMVPLWMYPLAIVCGNCFILKPSERDPSSTLLIAQLLQEAGLPKGVMNVVHGDKTAVDALIEAPEVKALSFVGSTPIAEYIYAEGTKRGKRVQALGGAKNHAVLMPDADLDNAVSALMGAAYGSCGERCMAISVAVCVGDQVADALVAKLVPQIKALKIGAGTSCGLDMGPLVSGQARDKVSGYVQDGVAAGAELVVDGRGLSVKDHEDGFFLGGCLFDRVTPEMRIYKEEIFGPVLCIVRVNSLEAAMQLINDHEYGNGTCIFTRDGEAARLFCDEIEVGMVGVNVPLPVPVAYHSFGGWKRSLFGDLHAYGPDGVRFYTRRKAITQRWPQRASHEASQFAFPSL, encoded by the coding sequence ATGAGCACGATTCAACATTTGATCAATGGCGAGATGGTGAGTGATTCTGGCCGTACTGCCGATGTGTACAACCCGTCGACCGGTAAAGTGATTCACCAGGTACCACTGGCCAGTCGCGAGACTATTCAAAAAGCTATTGATGCGGCGAAGGCAGCCTTCCCTGTATGGCGTAATACACCACCGGCCAAGCGTGCTCAGGTGATGTTCCGTTTCAAGCAATTGCTGGAGCAGAACGAAGCACGTATCTCGCAGTTGATCAGTGAAGAGCATGGCAAGACTCTGGAAGACGCAGCCGGTGAGTTGAAGCGCGGGATTGAGAACGTCGAGTACGCGTGTTCAGCGCCTGAAATCTTGAAAGGCGAGTACAGCCGCAACGTAGGACCGAACATTGATGCCTGGTCAGACTTCCAGCCGTTGGGCGTAGTTGCAGGCATTACGCCTTTCAACTTTCCGGCCATGGTTCCGCTGTGGATGTACCCGCTGGCCATTGTGTGCGGTAACTGTTTCATCCTGAAGCCGTCGGAACGTGATCCAAGCTCGACGCTGTTGATTGCCCAGTTGTTGCAGGAAGCCGGTCTGCCCAAAGGCGTGATGAACGTGGTTCATGGCGACAAGACTGCTGTGGATGCCCTGATTGAAGCGCCAGAAGTGAAGGCCTTGAGCTTTGTGGGATCTACGCCGATTGCGGAATATATCTATGCAGAGGGTACAAAGCGCGGCAAGCGTGTCCAGGCGTTGGGCGGTGCCAAGAACCATGCGGTATTGATGCCGGATGCGGATCTGGATAACGCCGTCAGTGCCTTGATGGGTGCAGCCTATGGTTCTTGCGGCGAGCGTTGCATGGCGATTTCGGTTGCGGTGTGTGTAGGCGATCAAGTGGCCGATGCGCTGGTGGCCAAGTTGGTTCCGCAAATCAAGGCACTGAAAATTGGCGCTGGGACTTCGTGCGGTCTGGATATGGGGCCTCTGGTTTCTGGCCAGGCGCGGGACAAGGTCAGCGGCTATGTTCAGGACGGTGTAGCGGCAGGTGCCGAGCTGGTGGTTGATGGTCGCGGGTTGAGCGTCAAGGATCATGAAGACGGCTTCTTCCTTGGGGGGTGCCTGTTTGATCGCGTGACCCCTGAGATGCGTATCTATAAAGAAGAGATTTTTGGTCCAGTGCTGTGCATCGTTCGGGTAAATAGCCTGGAAGCGGCAATGCAACTGATCAACGATCACGAATATGGCAACGGTACGTGCATCTTTACGCGTGATGGTGAAGCTGCGCGATTGTTTTGCGATGAAATTGAAGTGGGGATGGTGGGCGTTAACGTTCCGTTGCCTGTGCCTGTGGCGTACCACAGTTTTGGTGGCTGGAAGCGCTCGCTGTTTGGCGACCTGCACGCGTATGGGCCCGATGGTGTGCGTTTCTACACGCGCCGCAAGGCAATCACTCAGCGCTGGCCGCAACGTGCCAGCCATGAGGCGTCGCAGTTTGCATTTCCGAGTCTGTAA